From Macrobrachium rosenbergii isolate ZJJX-2024 chromosome 22, ASM4041242v1, whole genome shotgun sequence, the proteins below share one genomic window:
- the LOC136850462 gene encoding uncharacterized protein: MAITFVSIHEISFSRRFKSAETGKQKRSELQQKTRVSRSRKAQEIRVSVEDSSQQKRESRRDQSFSRRFESAEVGEQKCVSVEDSSQQKQESARDQSFSRRFESAEAGKQKRSEFRLKIRVSRSRKAEEIRASVEDSSQQKRESRRDQSFRRRFESAETGKQKRSVSVEASSQQK, from the exons ATGGCCATTACCTTTGTTTCAATACACG AAATCAGTTTCAGTAGAAGATTCAAGTCAGCAGAAACAGGAAAGCAGAAGAGATCAGAGCTTCAGCAGAAGACTCGAGTCAGCAGAAGCAGGAAAGCACAAGAAATCAGAGTTTCAGTAGAAGATTCGAGTCAGCAGAAACGGGAAAGCAGAAGAGATCAGAGCTTCAGTAGAAGATTCGAATCAGCAGAAGTAGGAGAGCAGAAGTGTGTTTCAGTAGAAGATTCTAGTCAGCAGAAACAGGAAAGCGCAAGAGATCAGAGTTTCAGTAGAAGATTCGAGTCAGCAGAGGCAGGAAAGCAGAAAAGATCAGAATTTCGGTTGAAGATTCGAGTCAGCAGAAGCAGGAAAGCAGAAGAGATCAGAGCTTCAGTAGAAGATTCGAGTCAGCAGAAACGGGAAAGCAGAAGAGATCAGAGTTTCAGAAGAAGGTTCGAGTCAGCAGAAACAGGAAAGCAGAAGAGATCAGTCTCAGTAGAAGCTTCGAGTCAGCAGAAGTAG